The Methanoplanus sp. FWC-SCC4 genome has a window encoding:
- a CDS encoding phosphoribosylanthranilate isomerase produces MVRVKICGITSVKDALFAEMAGADAIGVVMSDESKRDVTPAQAKKIFESLGPFISKVVVTHTKSQEKLNEIISLNPTAIQISTDIKIPDNYVGDLIRVVKSGESIPNDCDAVIIDDSRGEGIKYNPDFSKKTVKISDIPVILAGGLTPENVAEAISGIKPYAVDVCSGVELNLGEKDNFKVLEFLRACGKIPEVRRKRRN; encoded by the coding sequence ATGGTACGGGTTAAAATTTGTGGAATTACTTCTGTTAAAGATGCTTTATTTGCAGAAATGGCAGGAGCTGACGCTATAGGTGTTGTAATGTCGGATGAATCCAAAAGAGATGTCACTCCTGCACAAGCAAAAAAAATTTTTGAATCACTCGGACCTTTCATATCAAAAGTTGTAGTTACACATACAAAGTCACAGGAAAAATTAAACGAAATAATTTCGCTTAATCCAACTGCTATTCAGATATCAACAGATATCAAAATACCCGATAATTATGTCGGAGATTTAATCAGAGTAGTAAAATCCGGTGAAAGCATTCCTAATGACTGTGATGCAGTTATAATTGATGATAGCAGAGGAGAGGGAATTAAATATAATCCTGATTTTTCAAAAAAGACTGTTAAGATATCTGATATCCCTGTAATACTTGCAGGGGGCCTGACTCCTGAAAATGTGGCAGAGGCAATATCCGGAATAAAACCTTATGCGGTGGATGTATGCTCAGGCGTTGAGCTAAACCTGGGAGAAAAAGACAATTTTAAGGTACTTGAATTTTTAAGGGCTTGTGGCAAGATTCCGGAAGTCAGAAGAAAAAGAAGAAATTAA
- a CDS encoding DUF2109 domain-containing protein: MIAESVCGLVALYSVIRVMAEKNTLRKLTFLNVMNFAITGLIILVIPHPLGIAAAAAYFIGSTLESNAIASTWSKRGDV; the protein is encoded by the coding sequence ATGATCGCAGAATCTGTCTGTGGACTGGTTGCATTGTATTCTGTTATCAGAGTTATGGCGGAAAAAAATACTCTCCGGAAACTGACTTTCCTAAATGTCATGAATTTTGCAATAACCGGTTTAATTATACTTGTGATTCCCCATCCTCTTGGAATTGCTGCTGCTGCGGCATATTTTATTGGTTCAACTCTTGAATCAAATGCAATTGCAAGTACTTGGTCTAAACGGGGTGATGTCTGA
- the yidD gene encoding membrane protein insertion efficiency factor YidD, with amino-acid sequence MKNIPVSLSVYLIKKLWHGNFGRTANKKHNISCRYVPSCSNYAIMALLKYGFFKGWYISVKRIMRCTSEIPKGTVDYP; translated from the coding sequence ATGAAAAATATTCCTGTTTCATTGTCGGTATATTTAATAAAAAAATTGTGGCATGGCAATTTTGGAAGAACGGCAAACAAAAAACACAATATTTCGTGCAGGTATGTTCCGTCATGTTCAAATTATGCAATAATGGCACTTTTAAAATATGGATTTTTCAAAGGGTGGTACATCTCAGTAAAAAGAATAATGAGATGCACTTCAGAGATTCCCAAAGGAACGGTTGATTATCCCTGA
- a CDS encoding SBBP repeat-containing protein, whose product MAPIKDDPDIIFSTYFGGSGEDFASCMAEGYSNEIYIAGQTQSTDLPVNRNLSGFFPGSQDIFIACFNPDVGNFTEITYFGGSGDENVKAIHFGEDGKIYISGSTSSTDFPVTPDAFQKSNSGKWDGYISVFDPKLEKLEFSSYIGGEEQDSIQDMVIDENNYAYITGVTDSSSYPVLKDSFQGKKSGKRDGFVSIIDLNKGEIIHSTFLGGASDDYGESLGIDEDKNVYITGYSYSSKTRSFPLKNELFGPSPFSYDAFITSFYSDLSDIKYSTYFGGDSGDRGTDICVLEDGDVYLTGYTYSDNFPVVNAFQNNFSGDKNSDAFIVRINSDCSEIIFSTYLGGTGNDFSNSISIGEDGLIYISGSTSSDDFPGVLNNPLIKDENSEVDAFLTIFLPDAKNIVSSKKFGGEKFDSALALVDMDSGVCIAGRTSSNNFYLENPNFNNNEDSYDAFLTIFPK is encoded by the coding sequence TTGGCTCCAATTAAAGATGATCCGGATATTATCTTCTCGACATATTTTGGCGGAAGTGGTGAGGATTTTGCATCATGTATGGCAGAAGGATACAGTAATGAAATATACATTGCAGGTCAGACGCAATCCACAGATCTGCCTGTGAACAGAAATCTATCCGGATTTTTTCCTGGTTCACAGGATATATTTATTGCCTGTTTTAATCCTGATGTGGGTAATTTTACTGAGATTACGTACTTTGGAGGTTCCGGGGATGAAAATGTAAAAGCGATACATTTTGGGGAAGATGGAAAAATATACATTTCCGGGAGTACATCATCAACTGATTTTCCTGTTACGCCGGATGCATTTCAAAAAAGCAATTCCGGTAAATGGGATGGATATATTTCGGTTTTTGACCCTAAATTAGAAAAACTGGAATTTTCATCATATATTGGCGGTGAGGAACAGGATAGTATTCAGGATATGGTTATTGATGAAAATAATTATGCGTACATCACCGGAGTTACTGATTCATCCAGTTATCCTGTTTTAAAAGATTCTTTCCAGGGGAAAAAAAGTGGTAAGAGAGACGGTTTTGTTTCAATAATTGATCTGAATAAAGGAGAAATAATTCATTCAACTTTTTTAGGTGGGGCTAGTGATGATTACGGTGAATCCCTTGGAATAGATGAAGACAAAAATGTTTACATCACAGGTTATAGTTATTCGTCAAAGACCAGATCTTTCCCTTTGAAAAATGAACTGTTTGGGCCATCACCTTTTTCATACGATGCATTTATTACATCATTTTACTCGGATTTGTCAGATATAAAATATTCTACATATTTTGGCGGAGACAGTGGAGACAGGGGTACAGATATATGTGTTCTGGAAGACGGTGATGTATATTTAACAGGTTATACATATTCAGATAATTTTCCGGTAGTAAATGCATTTCAGAACAATTTTTCAGGAGATAAAAATTCAGATGCATTTATTGTGAGAATAAATAGTGACTGTTCTGAAATTATTTTTTCAACTTATCTGGGTGGAACAGGCAACGATTTTTCTAATTCAATCTCTATTGGTGAAGATGGTTTAATTTATATTTCAGGGAGCACATCATCAGATGATTTTCCGGGGGTTTTGAATAATCCTCTCATAAAAGACGAAAACTCTGAAGTTGATGCATTTCTGACAATATTTTTGCCGGATGCAAAAAATATTGTTTCATCTAAAAAATTTGGTGGAGAGAAATTTGATTCTGCTTTGGCTCTTGTTGATATGGATTCAGGAGTATGTATTGCGGGCAGAACAAGTTCCAATAATTTTTATCTGGAAAACCCGAATTTTAATAATAATGAAGATTCATACGATGCATTCCTGACAATATTTCCTAAATAA
- a CDS encoding ferritin family protein: MPEFGNPFSGMKSDRKLTDEELIRAIRFMVSAEYEAIQLYEQLAESTDNKLAKEVLYDIANEEKVHAGEFLRLLHELEPSEEKYYKEGYEEVEEEIEKIK, from the coding sequence ATGCCGGAATTTGGAAATCCTTTTTCAGGAATGAAAAGTGATAGAAAATTAACAGACGAGGAACTCATAAGAGCAATCAGATTCATGGTTTCTGCTGAATATGAGGCAATTCAGCTCTACGAGCAGCTTGCAGAATCGACAGACAATAAGCTTGCCAAAGAAGTACTTTATGACATAGCCAATGAAGAAAAAGTTCATGCAGGTGAATTTTTAAGACTGCTGCACGAACTTGAGCCTTCCGAAGAAAAATATTATAAAGAAGGCTATGAGGAAGTGGAAGAAGAGATTGAAAAAATCAAATAA
- a CDS encoding lamin tail domain-containing protein gives MPEENGCGEGCRTYMNDIIGKAIISIIIIALILGTIIGMVSYYGSPEDESNNENNLSQNESEKMVNYEEILQGTDTENIKLPSLNISGPLINKNIIKLSDLDTINESIKIKNPGDNPVDLTGWKITDSDGLHVFTFPEFIIQPGKSVTIYSNSNQDNNTDKDNLMIWSEKNVWDDEGDIAKIYDENKNLIDIEKSL, from the coding sequence ATGCCAGAAGAAAATGGATGTGGAGAGGGATGCCGCACATATATGAATGATATAATTGGTAAGGCAATAATATCTATCATTATAATTGCTCTTATTCTTGGAACAATAATAGGAATGGTGAGTTATTATGGTTCACCTGAAGATGAAAGCAATAACGAAAATAATCTTTCTCAAAACGAATCCGAAAAAATGGTAAATTATGAAGAGATACTGCAGGGCACTGATACTGAAAATATTAAATTACCTTCCCTGAATATATCGGGTCCACTCATAAATAAAAATATTATTAAATTGAGTGATCTTGATACGATAAACGAATCAATAAAAATAAAAAATCCGGGGGATAATCCTGTTGACTTAACAGGATGGAAAATTACAGATTCAGACGGCCTGCATGTATTTACATTCCCCGAATTCATAATTCAACCTGGAAAATCTGTTACTATTTACTCAAACAGCAATCAGGATAATAATACGGATAAAGATAACCTGATGATCTGGTCGGAAAAAAATGTGTGGGACGATGAAGGAGATATTGCAAAAATATACGATGAAAACAAAAATCTGATTGATATTGAAAAGAGTCTTTAA
- a CDS encoding EhaF family protein, translating into MSIVRKISRILQNHDNLVMVYSLLVILVIIVGFATLPDLAYSKDQLYQKNIDSGSSLNPYDRGGIPFEKAEVNAQYPDNSPYLGYVTAYLTPVSLFIASHTLYAGTTIVSHPGGIIDEILYNTRGLDTIVETSILFVAFTIAMFLFRRREEE; encoded by the coding sequence TTGAGCATTGTCCGAAAAATATCACGAATTCTTCAGAATCATGATAATCTTGTAATGGTCTACTCATTGCTGGTAATACTGGTTATAATTGTTGGATTTGCAACACTTCCTGATCTTGCATATTCAAAAGATCAGCTATATCAAAAGAATATCGATTCCGGCAGTTCACTGAATCCGTATGACAGGGGAGGCATACCTTTTGAAAAAGCAGAAGTTAATGCACAATACCCTGACAACTCTCCATATCTGGGATATGTGACTGCATACTTAACACCGGTTTCGCTGTTTATTGCAAGTCATACTCTGTATGCGGGAACGACGATAGTTTCACACCCGGGGGGTATTATCGATGAGATTTTGTATAATACAAGGGGACTGGATACAATTGTTGAAACGAGTATTCTTTTTGTGGCCTTTACAATTGCAATGTTTCTTTTCAGGAGGCGTGAAGAGGAATGA
- a CDS encoding EhaD family protein gives MQDFLVILFTVIAIIGAVGTVLQKNAYDKLISLAVLAGGVIPFVAAKGYLDVAIAISLIIPMTTIIVLQAVWRFKE, from the coding sequence ATGCAGGACTTTTTAGTTATCCTTTTCACGGTAATTGCAATTATCGGAGCTGTTGGAACAGTTTTGCAAAAAAATGCCTATGATAAACTGATTTCTCTTGCTGTTCTTGCCGGAGGAGTCATACCTTTTGTTGCAGCCAAAGGATATCTGGATGTTGCTATTGCAATCTCGCTGATAATCCCGATGACTACAATAATTGTTCTTCAGGCTGTATGGAGGTTTAAGGAATGA
- a CDS encoding vWA domain-containing protein, translating into MVHNGMEYGNILNFRLFLLFIFVTLFIANPAYAEPLLDLQNSVEPPIININNCTELQNKTTVSVDVSGFGEENLNKEFDVVFGLDFRDGVDWSEPSDPVKEALISFVDSLDYDNNQAGFVFWNDTVGFKLDFTSDFDTAKDLFEELGGVGYSNVTAGFESCAEIHDLTGRVGTDSYIIYITDGNSPEYEDDEIDEFVSNALNKDYVIYTVSIGIIDNSDEELLNKIADETGGSSFYPVDRDELSETIQTIMRDIRTESASNLVLNLEFENYVLVNPDSFSIAPDTVSSNEDGETTIVWDDLLKSAGDNADLNPDETISLTFDIQCSISGEDLPVIIPENSYVTFEIGSENFRQDIPQIYIDVIGELLEETDEETELSKISPGSTSSGVEIVTGGGEVPVILAKWEQDTNVYLEDGDELHSEPGSQFLPPLEFEGTKEIEYYAIVFDEEDAGNVSVVAADVYHPDNELLANTEYELKKYQINLKNIGNDDEAKELVMDADAAGLINFKDGYSLKGLNDDSQDPESSVLYYLNKGTADVWKGTAVIHYCQPAGEYLVSVRALDRNSNPSLPLNNIFYYRPVGGVEFDFVSVDYGNATVLENKWATGNTIFETGDGLPTVRNIGNIPVRIKIVRQDSMGFGITNNGEWDVKFDMRLGNSGEVETYYPSYVNGPDVNVVLEDKLWMCHSEELDFSIHILKGFSGEYHSGEIILSYEDAWTDETNEDL; encoded by the coding sequence ATGGTGCATAATGGTATGGAATATGGCAATATTTTAAACTTCAGGCTGTTTTTGTTATTTATTTTTGTCACTCTTTTTATTGCAAATCCGGCTTATGCAGAACCCTTGCTGGATCTGCAGAATTCAGTTGAACCGCCAATCATCAATATAAATAATTGTACGGAACTTCAGAATAAAACGACTGTTAGTGTTGATGTATCGGGGTTTGGTGAAGAGAATTTAAATAAGGAATTTGATGTTGTATTTGGTTTGGATTTCAGAGACGGGGTTGACTGGAGTGAGCCCTCTGATCCTGTAAAAGAAGCATTAATATCATTTGTTGATTCTCTTGACTATGATAATAATCAGGCAGGATTCGTTTTCTGGAATGATACTGTTGGTTTTAAGCTGGATTTTACAAGTGATTTTGATACTGCAAAGGATTTGTTTGAGGAATTAGGCGGGGTCGGATATTCAAATGTGACGGCAGGATTTGAATCATGCGCAGAGATTCATGACCTGACCGGAAGAGTCGGCACTGATAGTTATATCATTTATATTACTGATGGCAACAGCCCGGAATATGAAGACGATGAAATTGATGAATTTGTTTCAAATGCCCTGAATAAAGACTATGTCATTTATACAGTCAGTATCGGAATTATTGATAATTCAGATGAAGAATTATTGAACAAAATAGCCGATGAAACGGGAGGTTCTTCTTTTTATCCTGTTGACAGAGATGAGTTATCAGAAACCATTCAAACAATAATGAGAGATATCCGGACAGAATCTGCGAGTAATTTAGTTTTGAATTTGGAATTTGAGAATTATGTTTTAGTAAATCCTGATTCTTTTAGCATTGCTCCTGACACAGTCTCTTCCAATGAGGACGGAGAAACAACAATTGTCTGGGATGACCTTTTAAAATCTGCCGGGGACAATGCAGATCTTAACCCGGATGAAACTATTTCACTGACATTTGATATTCAGTGCTCAATTTCAGGAGAAGATTTGCCAGTAATTATTCCTGAAAATTCATATGTCACCTTTGAAATTGGAAGTGAAAATTTCAGACAGGATATTCCCCAGATATATATTGATGTAATTGGTGAACTTTTGGAAGAAACAGATGAAGAGACAGAGTTGAGTAAAATATCTCCGGGAAGTACTTCATCCGGTGTTGAAATAGTAACCGGCGGAGGTGAAGTACCTGTCATTCTTGCAAAATGGGAACAGGACACCAATGTTTATCTCGAAGACGGAGATGAATTACATTCCGAACCCGGAAGCCAGTTCCTTCCACCGCTTGAATTTGAAGGTACAAAAGAGATAGAATATTACGCCATTGTATTCGATGAAGAGGATGCGGGGAATGTATCTGTTGTGGCAGCTGATGTTTATCATCCTGATAATGAGCTTTTGGCAAATACGGAATATGAACTAAAAAAATATCAGATAAATCTTAAAAATATTGGAAATGATGATGAAGCAAAAGAACTTGTTATGGATGCTGATGCAGCAGGCCTTATCAATTTCAAAGACGGTTATTCGTTAAAAGGTTTGAATGATGATTCACAGGATCCGGAATCAAGCGTATTATATTATCTCAACAAGGGGACAGCTGATGTATGGAAAGGAACGGCAGTGATTCATTATTGTCAACCGGCAGGTGAATATCTGGTTTCTGTAAGGGCTCTTGACAGAAATTCAAATCCTTCATTGCCGTTAAATAACATTTTTTACTATAGGCCTGTTGGCGGAGTTGAATTTGATTTTGTAAGTGTTGACTATGGTAATGCAACAGTTTTAGAGAACAAATGGGCAACCGGAAACACGATCTTTGAAACCGGAGACGGACTTCCTACCGTTAGAAATATTGGCAACATACCTGTTCGAATAAAAATTGTCCGGCAGGATTCCATGGGTTTTGGAATAACCAATAATGGTGAATGGGATGTCAAATTTGATATGCGTCTGGGAAATAGCGGTGAAGTTGAGACATATTATCCCTCTTACGTGAATGGTCCTGATGTTAATGTTGTTTTGGAGGATAAACTCTGGATGTGCCACAGTGAAGAGCTTGACTTTTCAATTCATATCCTCAAAGGTTTTTCAGGAGAGTACCACAGTGGTGAAATTATCTTAAGTTATGAAGATGCATGGACTGACGAAACAAATGAAGATCTTTGA
- a CDS encoding EhaG family protein, producing the protein MILQILSEYQTGLFIAFVCIAVAFIALIKEKDDLHRLLLTDIVEIIALVVIALIGTDLAEALILPGLVVGIAELLALAEVYIEKEKLVNSPEKFLHIEIMDSAPVILAVLFLLYGIILSGFTGGAVAGVGMVFYFLCKGSSEKTEIIETVSGYAWVAWVFAFIIFMTLPQYWFFAVMIAGAGIFAKVAAKMSIVGTMRGERNV; encoded by the coding sequence ATGATTCTCCAGATATTATCTGAATATCAGACAGGTCTTTTTATTGCATTTGTCTGTATTGCAGTTGCATTTATTGCCCTGATAAAAGAAAAAGACGACCTCCATCGCCTTTTGCTAACAGATATAGTGGAAATAATTGCACTTGTTGTAATTGCTCTTATAGGCACAGATCTTGCAGAGGCCTTAATTTTACCGGGACTGGTTGTTGGAATTGCGGAACTGCTTGCACTTGCAGAAGTGTATATTGAGAAGGAAAAACTTGTAAATAGTCCTGAAAAATTCCTTCATATAGAAATTATGGATTCTGCGCCGGTTATTCTGGCTGTTCTTTTCCTGCTTTACGGAATCATACTATCAGGGTTTACAGGCGGTGCTGTTGCAGGTGTTGGAATGGTCTTTTATTTCCTTTGTAAAGGAAGCAGCGAAAAAACCGAAATCATTGAAACTGTCAGCGGTTACGCATGGGTAGCCTGGGTTTTTGCCTTCATAATTTTCATGACACTGCCCCAGTACTGGTTCTTTGCCGTAATGATTGCAGGAGCCGGAATATTTGCAAAAGTTGCTGCAAAGATGTCAATTGTCGGCACAATGCGGGGTGAGAGAAATGTTTGA
- a CDS encoding fimbrial biogenesis chaperone yields the protein MRGIYSGIKLITFLILLSVFICAFASAAGIAVTPSKMTIDNAVRGGEYENTIIVFNPNDYPILAEVSVSGDVANWVKVYNENDREEPVSEISIKESNLRLVVVVNVPDDAVNGIHNAKVNIETKSSKDSSGNVGATLKVRATSSINVDVSGIEIKDGVCDYIKISDSEVDYPVPINFVFKNTGNVVISPEISVTVKKDGSIIDTFSKITVPVKPGVKEEILEEWENKGLESGDYVAVVAVSVDGKVIKKEESDFKLIPKGTFSRQGEFKKLTYEGTATAGKITKIIGTFVNTGEISTKAKLAGEIYKDGSLDSTFETDDLMVSVLDTEDLVYYFKPEESGEYTVKAVVNYEGKKTDEKEVSLTITGQNSLTSSDTKKSESQAPVGVITIVGSIIFAICLIYGRKQN from the coding sequence ATGAGGGGGATATATTCAGGTATTAAATTAATTACATTTCTGATATTATTATCAGTATTTATATGTGCATTTGCCAGCGCTGCGGGAATTGCAGTGACGCCGTCAAAAATGACAATTGACAACGCTGTAAGGGGTGGTGAATATGAGAATACGATTATTGTATTCAATCCCAATGACTATCCGATTCTTGCTGAAGTCAGTGTTTCAGGAGATGTCGCGAACTGGGTGAAAGTTTATAATGAAAATGACAGAGAAGAGCCGGTCTCTGAAATTTCCATAAAAGAATCAAATCTTAGATTGGTTGTTGTAGTTAATGTTCCTGATGATGCAGTGAATGGTATACACAATGCCAAGGTAAACATTGAAACAAAATCATCAAAAGACAGTTCCGGAAATGTCGGGGCAACACTGAAAGTGAGAGCCACATCTTCAATTAATGTTGATGTTTCAGGAATAGAAATAAAAGATGGGGTTTGTGATTATATTAAAATCAGTGATTCTGAGGTTGATTATCCGGTGCCAATTAATTTTGTGTTTAAAAATACCGGCAATGTAGTTATTAGTCCTGAGATTTCAGTGACAGTTAAAAAAGACGGTAGTATCATTGATACATTCTCAAAAATTACTGTTCCTGTAAAACCCGGAGTAAAAGAAGAAATATTGGAAGAATGGGAAAACAAAGGACTTGAAAGCGGCGATTATGTTGCAGTTGTTGCCGTTTCTGTTGATGGTAAAGTAATTAAAAAAGAAGAATCTGATTTTAAACTAATTCCCAAAGGTACATTTTCACGCCAGGGAGAATTTAAAAAACTGACTTATGAAGGAACAGCTACTGCCGGTAAAATCACCAAAATAATTGGTACTTTTGTGAATACCGGTGAAATTTCTACAAAAGCAAAATTGGCGGGTGAAATTTACAAAGATGGATCTTTAGATTCCACCTTTGAAACGGATGATCTAATGGTTTCAGTACTTGATACAGAAGATCTGGTTTATTACTTCAAGCCTGAAGAAAGCGGAGAGTATACAGTCAAGGCAGTAGTCAATTATGAAGGCAAAAAAACCGATGAAAAAGAGGTATCATTAACTATAACGGGCCAGAATTCGTTAACATCTTCTGATACAAAGAAGAGTGAATCACAGGCTCCTGTAGGAGTCATTACGATTGTTGGATCAATAATATTTGCTATCTGCCTGATATATGGCAGAAAACAAAACTAA
- a CDS encoding beta/alpha barrel domain-containing protein: MSVTFDIEIPADVPESAKATYIQNYRMITHDSGRLMLFAGDQKVEHLNDDFFGDGIHSDDADPEHLFKIAANSRIGVFATQLGLIARYGNNYRDVPYLVKLNSKTHLVKTSQKDPVSPQLYSIDQVVSFREQSGLKIAGVGYTIYLGSEYEDIMLAEAAQIIWDAHQNGLIVVLWIYPRGQAVSDEKDPHLIAGAAGVAATIGSDFVKVNSPKKEGFNPAEMLKEASVAAGKTKVVCAGGSSVSAEGFLKQLYDQIHTGGASGNATGRNIHQKSLEEAVRMCNAISSITIDNADVETAVKIYKGN; the protein is encoded by the coding sequence ATGTCTGTTACATTTGATATTGAAATTCCGGCAGATGTGCCTGAAAGTGCAAAGGCAACATATATACAGAATTACCGGATGATAACCCATGATAGCGGAAGACTAATGCTTTTTGCAGGGGATCAGAAAGTTGAACACTTAAATGATGACTTTTTTGGAGACGGCATCCATTCTGATGACGCTGATCCTGAACATCTTTTTAAAATTGCAGCTAATTCCAGAATCGGAGTATTCGCAACCCAGCTTGGGCTTATAGCACGTTACGGGAACAATTACCGTGATGTTCCATATCTTGTAAAGTTAAACTCAAAAACACATCTCGTTAAAACAAGTCAGAAAGATCCTGTCAGTCCACAGTTATATTCAATTGACCAGGTTGTCAGCTTCCGTGAACAGAGCGGGCTTAAGATCGCAGGCGTAGGATACACAATTTACCTTGGAAGTGAATATGAAGACATAATGCTTGCTGAAGCAGCACAGATTATCTGGGATGCGCATCAGAATGGCCTCATTGTGGTATTGTGGATTTACCCACGCGGGCAGGCAGTTTCGGATGAAAAGGATCCCCATCTGATTGCAGGTGCAGCCGGAGTTGCAGCAACAATCGGTTCAGATTTTGTTAAAGTCAACTCTCCTAAAAAGGAAGGTTTCAATCCGGCAGAGATGCTTAAGGAAGCATCGGTTGCAGCAGGAAAAACAAAAGTTGTGTGTGCGGGAGGTTCCAGTGTATCAGCAGAGGGATTCTTAAAACAGCTTTATGACCAGATTCATACTGGCGGTGCATCAGGAAATGCAACCGGCAGAAACATTCATCAGAAATCACTCGAAGAGGCTGTAAGAATGTGTAATGCGATATCTTCCATTACAATTGATAATGCAGACGTTGAAACAGCGGTTAAAATTTATAAAGGGAATTAA
- the xth gene encoding exodeoxyribonuclease III, which yields MTITKIISWNVNGLRAIAKKGLLDFISKEDPNIICLQETKAHEDQLTSSIRHPKGYFSYFSSATEKKGYSGVAIYSKEEPELIKTGFGKTRFDSEGRILIAGYPDFILYNIYFPNGKASDERLRYKLEFYEECLNVFKEQQDAGKNIIICGDFNTAHKETDLARPKQNSGISGFLPEEREWIDRLLKSGFVDTFRLFTKEGGYYSWWDLKSKARDRNVGWRIDYFFADEKLVPNIKSSSMLSNIMGSDHCPVTLEIDV from the coding sequence TTGACAATAACAAAAATTATTTCATGGAATGTGAACGGCTTAAGAGCAATTGCAAAAAAAGGCCTTTTGGATTTTATCTCAAAAGAAGATCCTAATATTATATGCCTTCAGGAAACAAAAGCTCATGAAGACCAGCTAACTTCATCTATCCGCCACCCAAAAGGTTATTTTTCATACTTTTCCTCTGCAACAGAAAAGAAAGGGTACAGCGGGGTTGCAATTTATTCAAAAGAAGAGCCGGAACTTATTAAAACAGGGTTTGGTAAAACACGTTTTGATTCGGAAGGCAGAATTCTTATTGCAGGATATCCGGATTTTATTCTGTATAATATTTATTTTCCGAATGGAAAAGCATCTGATGAAAGACTCAGGTATAAATTGGAATTTTACGAAGAATGTCTTAATGTTTTCAAAGAACAACAGGATGCCGGTAAAAATATAATTATATGTGGAGATTTTAACACTGCCCATAAAGAAACTGACCTTGCAAGACCTAAACAAAACTCAGGAATATCAGGATTTTTACCTGAAGAAAGAGAGTGGATTGACAGGTTACTCAAATCAGGATTTGTAGATACATTCCGCCTTTTTACAAAAGAAGGAGGATATTATTCATGGTGGGACTTAAAATCAAAAGCAAGGGACAGAAATGTCGGTTGGAGAATAGATTATTTTTTTGCAGACGAAAAACTTGTTCCAAATATTAAAAGTTCATCAATGCTTTCCAACATTATGGGATCAGACCATTGCCCGGTAACTCTTGAAATTGATGTATGA
- a CDS encoding DUF2107 family protein: MTPEFLLGLGILLIGVIGASFPQPKTYINRLINLEISGFGLLLIMLAYDETLALLTFIAVTAITTFVIVRVLERRAVN, translated from the coding sequence ATGACACCTGAGTTTCTTTTGGGTCTTGGTATTCTTTTAATCGGTGTAATTGGTGCATCATTTCCACAGCCCAAGACATATATCAACCGGTTGATAAACCTTGAAATATCCGGTTTTGGTCTTTTACTGATAATGCTTGCATACGATGAAACGCTGGCACTTTTAACCTTCATAGCCGTCACAGCGATAACAACATTTGTAATTGTAAGAGTTCTTGAAAGGAGGGCTGTAAATTGA